GCGTTATGCAAAACAATACCCGCGGTTCATTAATCTGGCTTCGACTCACTCGTTTCACACATCAAAGTAATATGCTTTCAAATGAATTTTTAAAGCAGTTTGATTTAACTACTGCGCAATTTGATGTGTTAATGCAAATTTCAACCTACGAGCCATTAACACAAAGTGAATTAGCCGAGAAAGTGACAGTAACACAGGGTGGCATTTCTCGGATGCTCGCTCGTCTGGAAAAAGACGGACTTATTGAACGAAAGCAAGAATGGAAAACCAAAACCATTTTGTTAACTAATAAAGGCCGCGAAAAGCTTGATCATGCATTTGAAGCCCAGCTTGCGTTCCAATCCTCGTTCTTTGACGAATGTTTATCTGAAGAA
This Virgibacillus phasianinus DNA region includes the following protein-coding sequences:
- a CDS encoding MarR family winged helix-turn-helix transcriptional regulator, with the protein product MQNNTRGSLIWLRLTRFTHQSNMLSNEFLKQFDLTTAQFDVLMQISTYEPLTQSELAEKVTVTQGGISRMLARLEKDGLIERKQEWKTKTILLTNKGREKLDHAFEAQLAFQSSFFDECLSEEDQRILFSLMSRVQKNSEKRKMP